The DNA segment ATCGACCCGGCGGCGTACGCGCCCTCGACACCGACGGTGTACGTGCCCATCGCCGCCATCGGGAGCCGCTCCGACGGGCTGGGCATCGCGTGCACGAACACCGCGAGGCCCAGCCGTTCGGCCTCCTGGAAGAACGGCAGGAACTGCTCGTGGCCGATCGACCTCCCCAGCACGTTCGAGGCGATCTCCACCCCGTGCAGCCCCTGGTCCTGGACCGCCTTGAGCTCCGCCGTGGCGGCGTCGGGGTCCTGCATCGGGACCATGCCCAGGGCCTTGATCCGGGAGGGGTCCGCCGCGGCCAGCGTGGCGCTGAACTCGTTGACGTGGCGGGCCAGGGAGAGCCCGTCGGCCGGCGGCAGGTCGTACCGCAGCAGGGGCGGCATCGGGCTCAGCACCTCGACGTCCACGCCCGAGGCGTCCATCTCCTCGATCCGCCGCTCGGCGTCGAAGAAGACGTCCCGGGCCGTGAAGCGCATCGCCCCGAAGACCAGGGTCCGCGCGGTCTCGCCGTCCACCGCTTCCATCCGGGGGAAGCACTCCGGGGCGTCCGGCGGGTAGTCGTGGGGCAGCAGGTGAGCGTGGGCGTCGACGAGCACGGTGGCCCTCCGGTGGGTGGGGCGGGTCAGGACGTGGGGTGCACGGAGGCGTGCACGGCGGACTCCCCCGGCACCTCGCCGGCGAGGGTCTCGATGGCCAGGGCGGTGTCCGCCAGGCCGAACGTGTGCGTGTGCAGCTTCTCCAGCGGATGGCGGCCGGACTCGATCAGCGCGATGGCCTCGGCGTAGGCGGTCGCGTCGACCCCGAAGGCACCGCGGACGGTGAGCGCGCGGTTGATGACCAGGTCGGTGCGCAGCGGGATCTCGCGGTTGCCCTTGAGCCCGGCCAGCACCACCGTGCCGCCGTGCCGGGCGGCCAGCAGCGCGTCGGTGACCGGGGCGGCGGCCATCGGCGTGAGCTCCAGGACGACGTCGGCCATCTCGCCGTCGGTGATCTCGCGGACCCGCTCCACGGTGTCCACGGCGTCGTCCCCGTCGACCACGAGGGTGTGGTCGGCGCCGAACTCCCGGGCGAGCGCCAGCTTGTGCTCGTCCGCGGCCAGGCCGGTCGTGATGATGGTCCCGGCGCCTGCGGCCCGGGCGGCGATCACGGACGCGATGCCCCGCTGCCCCGCCCCGAGCACGAGCACGGTGTCGCCCAGCCCGATGCCCCCGAGGTGCGCCGCCCAGCGCACGCCTGCACCGAGCGGGTTGAACATGACGGCGATCTCCGCCGGGATGCTCGCGTCGATCTTGTGCAGGACGGCGTTGGGGGTGAGGTAGAGGTGCTCGGCGAACCCGCCGTAGAGGCTGGGCTCGACGTCCACGCCGGTGACACCGTGCGCGATCGACCGGTTGGGGCAGGACTGGTAGCGGCCGGTCAGGCACCGCTGGCACGCCCGGCAGGGGACGATGACCTCGAGCGCGACCCGGTCGCCGGGCTGGACCCCCCCAGCGCTGCGCCGCGCGCTCGCCGACCTCCTCGATGATGCCCATCGGCTCGTGACCCGGGACGAACGGCCCGCTGCCCAGGCCCATGTGGCCCTTGTAGGTCTCCACGTCGCTGCCGCAGATGCCGTTGGCCTCCACGCGCAGCAGCCCGTCGTCCGGGCCGACCTGCGGTCGCGGGAACTCCCGGAGCTCGATCTGCCGCGGCCCGACCTGGACGGCGGCACGGACCATGTCGCTCATCCGCCGGTCAGTCCTCGTGGACGATGACGCCGCGGATGTTCTTCCCGGCCTCGAGGTCGGCGTAGGCCTCGTTCACCTCGTCGAGGGCGTAGGTACGGGTCACCAGCTCGTCCAGCTTGAGGTCGCCGGCCCGGTAGAGGCCCAGCAGCTTCGGGATGTCGTACAGCGGGTTGCAGTCCCCGAACAGCGACCCGCGGATCTGCCGCTGGTAGCCGATCAGCAGCCCGGCGTGGACGTGCACGGCCTTCTCGTCGATCTTGCCGACGCCGGTGATGGTCACCTTGCCGCCCTTGCCGGTCATCAGAACCGCCGCCTGGACCATGTCCTCGGTGACCACGCCCGGGGTCAGGATCACGTGGTCGGCGAGCTGGCCCCAGGTGGTCTCCACGACGAAGTCGTGGGCCTCCTTGGCAGAGGCGAACGCGTGGGTCGCGCCGAAGACCGCGGACATCTCCCGCTTGAACTCCACCGGGTCGACCACGACGACGTTCTTGGCCCCGGCGTACCGGGCGCCCTGGACGGCGTTGCTGCCGACGCCGCCCGCGCCGAAGACGACCACGGTGTCCCCGGGCCGCACCCCGGCGACGTGCACGGCGGAGCCCCAGCCGGTCGGGACGCCGCAGCCCACCAGGCTGGCCACCTCCCAGGGGATGTCGTCGGCGATCGGGACGACGGCCCACTCGGACACGACGGCGTACTGGGAGAAGGTGCCCAGCGAGCAGAAGCCGCCGAGGTCCTCGTCGCCGAGGTGGAAGCGGAAGGTGCCGTCGAGGAACATGCCGCTGCCGGCGTTGAGCCCCTTGACGCACATGTTCTGGTGGCCGGTCGAGCACGGGCGGCAGGCGCCGCAGGCCGGGATGTAGGAGCAGACGACCCGGTCGCCGACCTTCACCCGGCGGACGTCGGGGCCCACGGACTCGACGATCCCGGAGCCCTCGTGGCCGCCGACCATCGGGAAGCGCACCGGCGCGTCACCCTGGGTGATGTGGTCGTCGGAGTGGCACAGCCCGGAGGCCTTGAACTTGACCCGGACCTCGTGCTGCTTCGGCTCGTCGAGCTGCAGGTCGGTCAGCTCCCAGCCGATGTGCGGCCCTCGGGCGATGGCTGCGCGGGTGGTGATGCTCATCGGTGTGCCCCTCCAGTGGGTGCCCGCAGCGGTGGCGCCGCGGGGGAAGACGTGTGCCGGACCCACTCCCGGTCCGGGGTGGTGCGGGCCTGGTGGGGCCCGGTGCCGGCCGGGGCAGCGGGGCCCCGGCCGGCAGGAGCGCTGGTGCTCAGGAGGAGGTG comes from the Modestobacter italicus genome and includes:
- a CDS encoding amidohydrolase family protein is translated as MLVDAHAHLLPHDYPPDAPECFPRMEAVDGETARTLVFGAMRFTARDVFFDAERRIEEMDASGVDVEVLSPMPPLLRYDLPPADGLSLARHVNEFSATLAAADPSRIKALGMVPMQDPDAATAELKAVQDQGLHGVEIASNVLGRSIGHEQFLPFFQEAERLGLAVFVHAMPSPSERLPMAAMGTYTVGVEGAYAAGSMVSGGTAAACPDLRISFSHAAGGFPLMLPRAQYFWGGSWNEEPVDLTRAVMHDDGPSPLELARRFWYDSMVFDRRAIRFLIDLLGADRLLVGSDFPAMLREEPAGRTLRSMDLDPQAWADISGANAFRWLGIDPPG
- a CDS encoding zinc-dependent alcohol dehydrogenase translates to MVPCRACQRCLTGRYQSCPNRSIAHGVTGVDVEPSLYGGFAEHLYLTPNAVLHKIDASIPAEIAVMFNPLGAGVRWAAHLGGIGLGDTVLVLGAGQRGIASVIAARAAGAGTIITTGLAADEHKLALAREFGADHTLVVDGDDAVDTVERVREITDGEMADVVLELTPMAAAPVTDALLAARHGGTVVLAGLKGNREIPLRTDLVINRALTVRGAFGVDATAYAEAIALIESGRHPLEKLHTHTFGLADTALAIETLAGEVPGESAVHASVHPTS
- a CDS encoding NDMA-dependent alcohol dehydrogenase; protein product: MSITTRAAIARGPHIGWELTDLQLDEPKQHEVRVKFKASGLCHSDDHITQGDAPVRFPMVGGHEGSGIVESVGPDVRRVKVGDRVVCSYIPACGACRPCSTGHQNMCVKGLNAGSGMFLDGTFRFHLGDEDLGGFCSLGTFSQYAVVSEWAVVPIADDIPWEVASLVGCGVPTGWGSAVHVAGVRPGDTVVVFGAGGVGSNAVQGARYAGAKNVVVVDPVEFKREMSAVFGATHAFASAKEAHDFVVETTWGQLADHVILTPGVVTEDMVQAAVLMTGKGGKVTITGVGKIDEKAVHVHAGLLIGYQRQIRGSLFGDCNPLYDIPKLLGLYRAGDLKLDELVTRTYALDEVNEAYADLEAGKNIRGVIVHED